From Virgibacillus ihumii, the proteins below share one genomic window:
- the rpsO gene encoding 30S ribosomal protein S15 → MAITKDRKNEIISEYKVHENDTGSPEVQIAVLTEEITTLNGHLRVHKKDHHSRRGLLKMVGKRRNLLNYLRKKDVTRYRELIKKLGLRR, encoded by the coding sequence TTGGCTATCACAAAAGATCGTAAAAATGAAATTATCAGCGAATACAAGGTTCATGAAAATGATACTGGTTCCCCAGAAGTGCAAATTGCTGTACTGACGGAAGAAATCACTACATTAAATGGACATTTGCGTGTTCACAAAAAAGATCATCATTCACGCCGTGGTCTTTTGAAAATGGTTGGTAAACGTCGTAACTTGCTTAATTACCTTCGTAAGAAAGATGTTACACGCTATCGCGAACTAATTAAAAAACTTGGCCTACGCCGATAA
- the rnpM gene encoding RNase P modulator RnpM: MAVKKKKVPERKCIVTNEMKPKKDLIRIVRNKDGEVFVDPTGKKNGRGAYLSNDKSVIEKARKTGILSRQLNVEIDIAIFDELMKIVEENEK; the protein is encoded by the coding sequence CTGGCCGTGAAAAAAAAGAAAGTACCTGAAAGAAAGTGTATTGTTACGAATGAGATGAAGCCTAAAAAGGACTTGATTCGTATTGTCCGAAACAAAGACGGAGAGGTCTTTGTGGACCCAACCGGAAAGAAAAACGGTCGCGGAGCATATCTATCCAACGATAAAAGCGTCATTGAAAAGGCTAGAAAAACCGGTATATTAAGCAGACAGCTTAATGTGGAAATCGACATCGCTATTTTTGATGAACTTATGAAAATAGTTGAAGAAAATGAAAAATAG
- the nusA gene encoding transcription termination factor NusA → MNSQLFEAIDYLEKEKGIDKDILLETLEAALISAYKKNFKSATNVRIDINEESGSMRVLSRKTIVEEVEDVQEEISLAEAEKIDPNYEVDDVIEVEVTPKDFGRIAAQAAKQVVTQRVREAERGVIFSEYADREEDVMTGIIQRKDPKFVYVNLGKIEAKLAESEQMPTEEYYVHDRLKVFVTKVENTGKGPQIYISRSHPGLLKRLFEMEVPEIYNGTVEIKSVAREAGDRSKISVHADDPELDAVGSCVGQRGQRVQVIVNELKGEKIDVVEWSEDPVEYVSNALSPSKVVEVLVNEEEKATTVIVPDYQLSLAIGKRGQNARLAAKLTGWKIDIKSESEAREEGLLTETDTYSETGEDLFE, encoded by the coding sequence GTGAACAGTCAGTTGTTTGAAGCGATTGATTATTTGGAAAAAGAAAAAGGGATTGATAAAGACATTCTTTTGGAAACATTGGAAGCAGCTTTGATATCCGCCTATAAGAAAAACTTTAAATCTGCTACGAATGTACGGATCGATATTAATGAGGAATCAGGTTCGATGCGGGTGCTGTCTCGTAAAACCATTGTTGAAGAAGTAGAAGATGTTCAGGAGGAAATTTCGCTTGCTGAAGCAGAGAAAATCGATCCGAATTATGAGGTGGACGATGTTATCGAAGTCGAAGTTACACCAAAAGATTTTGGACGAATTGCTGCCCAGGCGGCTAAACAGGTTGTTACACAACGGGTCAGGGAAGCAGAACGCGGCGTTATTTTCAGTGAATATGCCGATCGTGAAGAAGATGTTATGACGGGTATCATCCAGCGTAAAGATCCGAAGTTTGTTTATGTAAACTTAGGTAAAATTGAAGCTAAGTTAGCGGAATCCGAACAAATGCCTACGGAAGAATATTATGTACATGACCGTTTGAAGGTTTTTGTTACTAAAGTTGAAAATACAGGTAAGGGACCGCAAATCTATATTTCCAGATCACACCCCGGTTTGCTGAAGCGCCTATTTGAGATGGAAGTTCCGGAAATTTACAATGGAACTGTTGAAATTAAATCCGTTGCACGCGAAGCAGGTGACCGCTCGAAGATCTCCGTACATGCGGATGATCCTGAGTTGGATGCGGTTGGTTCTTGTGTAGGACAGCGGGGACAGCGTGTTCAGGTTATCGTGAATGAATTAAAAGGTGAGAAAATTGATGTGGTTGAATGGTCAGAGGATCCGGTGGAGTACGTATCCAATGCACTCAGTCCGTCAAAAGTGGTCGAAGTACTGGTTAATGAAGAAGAAAAAGCAACCACTGTCATTGTGCCGGATTACCAGTTATCACTTGCTATTGGTAAACGTGGACAAAATGCAAGGCTTGCAGCGAAGCTTACCGGGTGGAAAATTGATATAAAAAGTGAATCAGAAGCCCGTGAAGAAGGACTTTTAACTGAAACTGACACCTATTCAGAAACCGGGGAAGATTTGTTCGAATAA
- the truB gene encoding tRNA pseudouridine(55) synthase TruB — translation MKGILPLWKPKGMTSHDCVAKVRKLFYTKKVGHTGTLDPEVEGVLPICIGQATKIVPFLTDTTKTYKAVVSLGTATDTEDAQGSIIEKKAVGISLSKQILENVLQLFLGEIEQIPPMYSAVKVNGKKLYEYARANEDVERPVRNVTIHKLDLLDFDNDQHRFTIQVVCSKGTYIRTLCVDIGRSLGYPAHMSYLVRTETGSIMQKDTVSFNELEQAGERQQMLLPVSTGLKHLDVLEVDENMKMKVKNGQKLALPEKQLQTDPFTVMFQDDVLAIYQIHPDKPNCIKPVRVFNE, via the coding sequence TTGAAGGGAATATTGCCTTTATGGAAACCAAAAGGAATGACTTCGCATGATTGTGTAGCCAAAGTACGGAAATTGTTTTATACAAAAAAAGTCGGGCATACGGGAACGCTTGATCCGGAAGTTGAAGGGGTCCTGCCTATCTGCATTGGACAGGCTACTAAAATCGTTCCGTTTTTAACCGACACGACGAAGACATATAAAGCTGTAGTTTCGCTTGGTACAGCAACAGACACCGAAGATGCACAAGGCAGCATTATCGAGAAAAAGGCTGTTGGGATATCTCTTTCTAAACAGATTCTTGAAAACGTGTTACAATTATTTTTGGGTGAAATTGAGCAAATTCCCCCTATGTATTCAGCAGTAAAGGTTAATGGTAAAAAATTATACGAATATGCTCGGGCTAATGAAGATGTTGAACGTCCGGTGCGGAATGTAACCATTCATAAACTTGATCTGCTGGATTTTGATAATGATCAACATAGATTTACGATACAGGTTGTTTGTTCGAAAGGAACATATATCCGGACCCTTTGTGTGGATATAGGAAGAAGCTTAGGTTATCCGGCGCATATGTCCTATTTGGTCCGCACCGAAACCGGTTCTATTATGCAGAAAGACACTGTAAGTTTTAATGAGCTTGAACAGGCAGGAGAAAGACAACAGATGCTGTTGCCGGTTTCAACAGGACTGAAACATTTGGATGTTCTTGAAGTTGATGAAAATATGAAAATGAAAGTGAAAAACGGACAGAAGCTCGCTTTACCGGAAAAACAACTTCAAACAGATCCGTTTACTGTAATGTTTCAAGATGATGTATTAGCAATTTATCAAATTCACCCGGATAAACCGAATTGTATAAAGCCAGTACGGGTTTTTAATGAATGA
- the ribF gene encoding riboflavin biosynthesis protein RibF: protein MRTIELSYPHTLELENLPETVAAVGFFDGIHKGHQEVIQTAVDKARKNDMESAVITFHPHPSVVLKKDAAHVRYITPIKEKKEILQQMDVDRLYIITFNKELASLEPQQFIDHFIIGLKIKHLVAGFDFSYGHKGKGNMKEVGNHTRGEFEYTTISKVDMHDQKVSSTRIRELLRDGKVETANKLLGRPLNIQGIVIDGEKRGRSIGYPTANIQIDPDALLPKTGVYAVKVQYKKELYEGMASLGYNPTFDGKLDEPSAEVNIFDYNNDLYGEELIMEWHKFIRDEEKFDSVDELIEQIEDDERVIRQYFSN from the coding sequence TTGCGAACGATAGAATTAAGTTATCCGCATACATTGGAACTGGAGAATCTTCCTGAAACTGTCGCCGCGGTTGGTTTTTTTGACGGGATACATAAAGGTCATCAGGAAGTAATTCAAACCGCAGTTGATAAAGCAAGAAAAAATGACATGGAAAGTGCTGTTATAACATTTCATCCACATCCATCGGTTGTTTTGAAAAAAGATGCAGCACATGTCAGGTATATTACACCCATAAAAGAAAAGAAGGAAATTCTCCAACAAATGGATGTGGATCGGCTTTATATTATAACGTTCAATAAAGAATTGGCTTCCCTTGAACCCCAGCAGTTTATTGATCATTTTATCATCGGATTAAAAATAAAGCATCTTGTCGCAGGTTTTGATTTTTCCTATGGCCATAAAGGAAAAGGGAACATGAAAGAGGTTGGGAATCATACCCGGGGCGAGTTTGAATACACGACGATCAGCAAGGTTGATATGCATGATCAAAAAGTAAGTTCAACCAGAATTAGAGAATTGCTGCGGGACGGTAAAGTTGAAACAGCCAATAAACTGCTTGGTCGTCCATTGAATATTCAGGGAATTGTCATCGATGGCGAAAAGAGAGGCCGGTCTATTGGTTACCCAACAGCCAATATTCAGATTGACCCGGATGCACTGCTTCCTAAAACGGGTGTATATGCAGTGAAGGTGCAGTATAAAAAGGAGCTGTATGAGGGAATGGCGAGTCTCGGCTATAACCCGACATTTGACGGGAAACTTGATGAACCAAGTGCTGAGGTGAACATTTTTGATTACAATAACGACTTGTACGGTGAAGAATTAATCATGGAATGGCATAAATTTATCCGGGATGAGGAAAAATTTGATAGTGTGGATGAACTGATTGAGCAGATAGAAGATGATGAGCGGGTCATTCGCCAATATTTTTCAAACTGA
- a CDS encoding DUF503 domain-containing protein encodes MILYAEVEFMLYEGHSLKQKRSVIKRLMAKLHNELNVAVTELDYHDLWQRTKLGVVTVSNDLTHVEQIMQEVFRIMDTFTELERTITNVERL; translated from the coding sequence ATGATTTTGTACGCTGAGGTCGAGTTCATGCTGTATGAGGGGCATTCGCTCAAACAAAAACGCTCTGTTATAAAACGGTTGATGGCAAAATTGCATAACGAGCTGAATGTTGCTGTTACCGAATTGGATTACCACGATCTGTGGCAGCGAACAAAACTTGGTGTTGTTACGGTTTCCAATGATCTTACACATGTTGAGCAGATTATGCAGGAGGTATTCCGAATTATGGATACCTTCACCGAACTTGAGCGTACTATAACGAATGTGGAACGGTTATAA
- a CDS encoding L7Ae/L30e/S12e/Gadd45 family ribosomal protein: protein MKNSYLSLLGLAYRAGKCSLGEETIVKDIRQKRAKLVLLANDIGPQTRKKMTDKCKTNDIPFIIADDRETLSNAVGKSHRVAIAILDAGFAAKIKSLLG, encoded by the coding sequence ATGAAAAATAGTTATTTGAGCTTATTAGGGTTGGCATACAGGGCAGGTAAATGCTCGCTAGGTGAAGAAACCATCGTGAAGGATATCAGGCAGAAACGGGCAAAACTGGTTTTGCTTGCGAATGATATTGGACCGCAGACCCGCAAAAAAATGACGGACAAATGTAAAACGAATGATATACCATTTATAATAGCTGATGATAGAGAAACATTATCAAACGCTGTAGGAAAATCCCATAGAGTAGCTATTGCCATTTTAGATGCAGGATTTGCCGCTAAGATCAAATCGCTGCTCGGGTAA
- the infB gene encoding translation initiation factor IF-2 yields MTKMRVYEYAKKNKAASKEVINYLKELNIEVSNHMSTISDDTIVKLDKKFAPKQETKEESAGEKNGNPGKKKTGSHNRPNQKQDNKRKPPHKQQNKQQKGKQNKHQKQNNKQHHGKKGRGKPAQQQQQKPVVKETPKQIKYSDTLTVSDLAQKLNKDTSEIIKKLMFLGVMATKNQDLDDDAVELICTEYNVEVEKEIILEDTDFDKYLEEDKEADLVERPAVVTIMGHVDHGKTTLLDAIRHTKVQEGEAGGITQHIGAYQVENDGRKITFLDTPGHAAFTSMRSRGAQITDIAVLVVAADDGVMPQTVEAINHAKAAEVPIIVAVNKMDKEGANPDRVMQELTEYELIPEAWGGKTIFVNLSAVKYEGIDDLLEMLLLVSEVEELKANPNKNAFGTVIDAQLDKGKGSVASLLVQSGTLHVGDSLVVGNTYGRVRAMVSDIGHRVKEAGPSTPVEITGLNDVPQAGDQFLVFSDEKKSRSIGEARHQKYIQENRTEQTKVSLDDLFEQIKQGEMKEINIIIKADVQGSAEAMASSLRKIDVEGVKIKIIHTGVGAITESDIILASASNAIVVGFNVRPDANAKKAAESEKVDVRLHRVIYKVIEEIESAMKGLLDPEYEEKVIGQAEVRETFKVSRIGTIAGSYVTDGKVTRDSGVRLIRDGVVQFEGEIADLKRFKDDVKEVAKNYECGITIKNFNDIKEGDTIEAFIMQEIERK; encoded by the coding sequence ATGACGAAAATGCGCGTATATGAATATGCCAAGAAGAATAAAGCAGCAAGTAAAGAAGTAATTAACTATTTAAAAGAGTTAAATATTGAAGTGTCCAATCATATGTCGACGATTTCAGATGATACAATAGTAAAATTGGATAAGAAATTTGCACCAAAGCAGGAGACAAAGGAAGAATCCGCTGGCGAAAAAAACGGGAATCCGGGAAAGAAAAAAACAGGTTCCCATAATAGGCCAAATCAAAAACAGGATAATAAACGAAAGCCTCCCCATAAGCAGCAAAACAAGCAGCAAAAAGGGAAACAGAACAAGCATCAGAAACAAAATAATAAACAGCATCATGGCAAAAAGGGCCGAGGTAAGCCTGCACAACAACAGCAGCAAAAACCGGTTGTGAAGGAAACACCAAAACAGATTAAGTACAGTGACACATTAACTGTTAGTGACCTCGCTCAGAAACTAAATAAAGATACGTCAGAAATCATTAAGAAGCTTATGTTTTTAGGTGTTATGGCCACCAAAAACCAGGATCTTGATGATGATGCTGTAGAACTGATTTGTACAGAGTACAATGTTGAAGTGGAAAAGGAAATCATCTTGGAGGATACTGATTTTGATAAGTATCTGGAAGAAGACAAGGAAGCAGATCTTGTGGAGCGTCCTGCAGTAGTAACAATTATGGGACATGTTGACCATGGTAAAACAACGCTATTGGATGCAATCCGCCACACAAAGGTACAGGAAGGTGAAGCGGGCGGAATCACCCAGCATATTGGTGCGTATCAGGTGGAAAATGACGGTAGAAAAATTACTTTCCTTGACACACCTGGGCATGCCGCGTTTACCAGTATGCGTTCTCGTGGAGCGCAAATAACTGATATTGCTGTTTTGGTTGTTGCTGCTGATGATGGTGTGATGCCGCAGACTGTGGAAGCAATCAACCATGCCAAGGCTGCTGAGGTTCCAATCATTGTAGCTGTTAACAAAATGGATAAGGAAGGCGCTAATCCAGACCGTGTGATGCAGGAATTGACGGAATATGAACTGATTCCGGAAGCATGGGGAGGCAAAACGATTTTTGTGAACCTGTCTGCTGTTAAATACGAGGGAATTGATGATTTGCTGGAAATGCTCTTACTTGTTTCTGAAGTGGAAGAACTGAAAGCAAATCCGAATAAAAATGCGTTCGGTACGGTAATTGATGCCCAGCTTGATAAAGGTAAAGGTTCAGTTGCTTCACTTCTTGTCCAAAGCGGTACGCTGCATGTTGGCGATTCGCTTGTTGTTGGTAACACTTATGGACGGGTTCGTGCAATGGTAAGTGATATTGGTCATCGCGTAAAAGAGGCGGGCCCATCCACACCTGTTGAAATTACTGGCCTTAATGATGTGCCACAGGCAGGCGACCAGTTCCTTGTTTTCAGTGATGAGAAAAAATCCCGCTCCATTGGGGAAGCCCGTCATCAGAAATATATTCAGGAAAACCGGACGGAGCAGACTAAAGTGAGCCTGGATGACCTGTTTGAACAAATTAAGCAAGGTGAAATGAAAGAAATTAATATTATTATCAAGGCGGATGTACAAGGCTCGGCCGAGGCAATGGCTTCTTCTCTTAGAAAAATTGACGTGGAAGGCGTTAAGATTAAGATCATTCATACTGGTGTTGGTGCGATCACCGAATCAGATATTATTCTCGCATCCGCTTCCAATGCAATTGTAGTAGGGTTTAATGTACGCCCTGATGCCAATGCGAAAAAAGCTGCGGAATCTGAAAAAGTCGATGTCCGTCTTCACCGCGTTATTTACAAAGTAATTGAAGAAATTGAATCAGCTATGAAAGGACTGCTGGATCCGGAATACGAGGAAAAAGTAATTGGTCAGGCTGAGGTCAGGGAAACATTTAAGGTTTCCAGAATCGGCACAATTGCCGGAAGCTATGTAACAGATGGTAAGGTAACACGTGATTCCGGCGTTCGTTTGATTCGCGATGGCGTCGTACAATTTGAAGGTGAAATTGCTGATTTGAAACGATTTAAAGATGATGTTAAAGAAGTTGCAAAGAATTATGAGTGTGGCATCACAATCAAGAACTTCAATGACATTAAAGAAGGCGATACAATCGAAGCGTTTATTATGCAGGAAATTGAACGGAAATGA
- the rbfA gene encoding 30S ribosome-binding factor RbfA — MGDLRANRVAEQMKKEMGDLISKKIKDPRVGFVTVTDVEVTGDLQQAKVFISVLGDEQEKHDTLVGLAKAKGFIRSEIGKRIRLRKTPEITFEFDEALEHGNRIEKILRDLNN, encoded by the coding sequence ATGGGTGACTTACGTGCAAATCGAGTTGCAGAACAAATGAAAAAAGAAATGGGTGATCTCATCAGCAAGAAAATCAAGGATCCCCGTGTCGGATTTGTCACTGTCACTGATGTTGAGGTAACAGGTGACCTGCAACAGGCAAAAGTATTTATTTCAGTGCTTGGTGATGAGCAGGAGAAACACGATACACTCGTCGGGCTCGCTAAAGCAAAAGGTTTTATCCGTTCAGAAATCGGCAAACGGATCCGGTTGCGTAAAACACCTGAAATTACGTTTGAATTTGATGAAGCGCTCGAACACGGAAATCGTATCGAAAAGATTTTAAGGGATTTGAACAATTAG